From a single Candoia aspera isolate rCanAsp1 chromosome 2, rCanAsp1.hap2, whole genome shotgun sequence genomic region:
- the CDC42SE2 gene encoding CDC42 small effector protein 2: MSEFWLCFNCCIAEQPQPKRRRRIDRSMIGEPTNFVHTAHVGSGDLFSGMNSVSSIQNQMQSKGGYGGGMSANVQMQLVDTKAG; the protein is encoded by the exons GGTTGTGTTTCAACTGCTGTATTGCAGAACAGCCTCAGCCT AAAAGACGGCGGCGGATCGATCGGAGTATGATTGGTGAGCCAACAAACTTCGTTCATACTGCTCATGTTGGTTCAGGAGATCTCTTTAGTGGAATGAATTCG gtgaGTTCAATTCAAAACCAAATGCAATCCAAAGGAGGCTATGGAGGAGGCATGTCTGCAAATGTTCAAATGCAGCTTGTGGATACAAAGGCAGGATAA